TCGAAACTTCAAATATGGATTTTTGCCTCAAAAACCTGTCATTGGGGCTATAGTGCGATGTTTCCTTTctaatatttggtcaattcacaaggtctcataTCAGTCTTAttttcataatgtcctaatatatcacgattcggcggctcggcttaaccgactcttaggcattcggcacaggtgtcttctggttggttacgataacacaataaacataacatacagagtaatattattttaggacattttttccTTGAAAAGCAGTCAAaatcattgtgaaatattaggacattatgacaatatgacatgataagggaccttgtgaattgaccaattgttaaaataaatataagcaTAGAATAATAAGGTTTCCGTATTTGTggtaaaaattattaagaatttcaTCTCCGTAAGTCCTTCCCATAAATCAAAAATGTTCTCTTAATATTTGCTTAATTCACAACAATCTGTATCGTGTAtcttgtattaaaatttaataattaaatacactttttgtttattagtttgtgaAAACCCATCCAACAACAAGCTTACACTATTGTATTGGAATACAATAATGCACTCGATACAAGAATACAAGGGGTTTTGTAAATTAATCAATtattatacaaggtggcgcaaaagtaatcctcctatcagaaaatgctataaattttgcaatgtcagttctgttttgacatttgtgtagtaaacacatgcgaaatacacgttaataaacaatgttacgctacactgctccagaactcggaatattgctgactatttatttgaccaataatcggtcggttttttcatcaaaaataatcatgagtgatgatgcccatttccatcttagcgggtacgtaaagaagcaaaattttttccgGGGCACTggaaatccgcgtgtaacccacaaagagccattacacccgctcaaagtctctgtatggtgtgctgttttcgctcgaggagtcatcggaccttttttcttcgaagacgtcgcgggccaaacggttactgtgaatggtgagcgctacagagcaatgatcagcgagttctttttgccgcaacttgatgaattgggattggaaaacatgtggttccaacaggacctTGTACATAACTATAgctatgtttttataaaatcatatctttggtaaaatagtgaatttttaaaaaacaatgtaGAAAATAGTTcatccaaatttaatttaataaaacgcTAAAGTACTTACAAaacaatctttttttttagatcaaatgaaataaaacgttGTGATGATGATAAGGCCATTAAACATTTTCAGGACTCATCTGGTTCAAAGAAAAGAGCAAATAATTCGAAGTCTGTTTTTAAACGATTATCATCCCCAACCGCAAGATACAATAATTCAGAATTAAGGCCAAGACTAACGTCACGGGTTATTAGAGAATTACCATCACGACAAGAAATTGTTGCAGCACAGTGTGCAGATTCTGAATCTAGAGCAAGAAACCGCCGTATGTTTGGATCCCTTTTGGGCACtttacataaattttgccaAGAAGAGTCTCGTCTGAagcaaaaagaagaaaaaaaagcacaaattgaaaaaaaattagaagaGCAAGAAATTCTGGAAAAAGAATCGATTAAAAGAGAACGTGAAACATTATTCGTTGACAGAAAACGCAaacaaatggaaataaaaagaTTGGAGTCAAAAATGAGTCGTATAAAAGACTATGAAATTtgggaaaattctatgaaaggCTTAAAAAcctttattaaaactaaaactacTCCATGTATATACTATCGACCAAAGGTGTTGACGAATAAAACCGAAAAATTGTTAGCTGAAAGTTTATATGATATTGAtgcaattattaataaaaagaaagaagatctgaagttaaatttaataaaattagaagaaaatttacaaattccGGAATATGATACCGGCGAGGATGCGAACATGTCATCTGATAAGATAGACGATGATTTTGATAACTCCTCAGTAACAGCTAATGCAATAGCATCTTCAATTTGTGTTATTAAGGACAAAAAATGTAACTATAAGTTTTGGTGATTAATACTATAAaatttactacatttttaaatatatttcaggTGACCCCGACTCgaaggaaaataaaattagataCACAGAAGAACCAATGTTAAGTAGCAGTGttgtcattataaataattgacttttatttacaatttaaaaatatattaaataaaaaaaaacaaatttgttttttaattaagtcagtatataaaaaagtaattgattaATCACCTTTATCGTGGTTatcgtaaacgtcttacgcctacgacagtttcgtaatagattaaagataaaatgtaaactatttctttaatctagtcatgaactgtcgtaggcgtaagacgtttatgacaaccacgataagggtgaattaCTTACATACGATCCAAATAtgtatttcgaaaatttttcaaattttatttgtaagcTAACTTGAGACTGctaattaacccttaatagcctgatttttttttttgagctgaaaaaaattaatgttataaaACTCACGTTTCTGAACATCTTTTGTTCTACGACTTTGTTCATAGGTGTTTTTTTACCTGAGCTAGTTAAGAAAAACCTGGTTAGTTCTTTGTGGAACCTCTAGGCACCCGgagataacaaattttaaaggtgTAATTTCTAtcagagaaattttttttaacaaaaatcaacatattttattcaggtaattcaaaaaagttacaaaaacaataaagaatTAATAACATTAAGATGTCAGCAGTGGCATTTAGTTTTGGTGAAACTCATCAAAACGTCGAAAAACACAAATGTTTACCACATTTTTGGCATCGAACTTTTGCTCGTGATGTACATTTCGGATTTTTGCATCGCGGTTACCCTTCCTTGACATATTCTGGTAAATGGCCAACGTTATCAAGGCGAATGTCACGCGGCGGCATCGGAGCAGACATTGGGCGATGACGTTTCGCAACAATTTCAACTTCGAGACCTTTCGTCGTGACTTTATGCGGATATGACTACGGCCGAGTGACGAATCTAAAAGGTCAACACCTCCCATGTATTTGTTATGTTCCTGAAGTATGTTTGGACATGGAATGCATTCCATTACCTTTTTCTTTTTATGATATCGCTCAATGGTTAGTGCATTCTCAGGCGTTTGACTATCGGCCAAAATATATGGCTTCATTCCAACCATTGTTTATGTCATATTTACAATCTTATTGTCATTCCATGAAACTGTTAAGACGTCGATTTTATGAAACGTTCCCAGTCACCTCTATTGGCGAATTTCTGTGGTAATTTGTATAGTGGAAGTCGTGGACGGCGTTCTGTTTCAAGCGAATAGATGCCTTGTGTAAGCAAATATGCCATCAAGGGAATCGATGTGTAGTAATTATGGAGTGATTTATGAATCGAGGAACACAGCGAGGCAATCGCACCACAACTTTCGCAGATGCACCCAAATTCGGTTAATTTTCCTCACGATGGTCGTCGTCGCCGGAATAAATTTCAAACGAATAGCAAAATCAACTTTCGCAGATGCACCCAAATTCGGTTAATTTTCCTCACGATGGTCGTCGTCGCCGGAATAAATTTCAAACGAATAGCAAAATCCGGAATCATCGCACATAAGAAACAATTTGTCAACCCATGGGTTCAGTGTATTGTTTCATATAGTGTTTAGTCTTTGTCTCACAAATTTGTTCATCAACACACAATCTTGCTCGCTTtgctactttttgaaagtaacgGTTCAATCGGCAATTATCGGACGTATTTTGTACAGACGATCGTAGCCTGGATCGTATAGTTGAATCAATATCGAAATATGGGTCATAATCACTGTCGTCAGAAGAAAAATCACCATCATCTTCACGTTCCGACCACGCAACCGAATTAACAAACTCGTAAAGCTCTCCTTCTGTTCTAAAATCACGTATTCTAATCGACATTTCTAatcaacaaactgaaaaaaactttacaaaaactttgatatataattttatatttggtaAATTTCGAAGTCCCGGTGCCTGACGGTTCCGTAAAGGACcaatcacaaattttaaaaaatccactaaaatataataaaaattattataggcACTATAAGGATctcgcaaatatttttttaagcttaAATTTTTACGTATTTAACAccaaattaattttctgaaagttcgcaatttcgca
The nucleotide sequence above comes from Calliphora vicina chromosome 1, idCalVici1.1, whole genome shotgun sequence. Encoded proteins:
- the Pnn gene encoding pinin, whose protein sequence is MCTDYIQSYNDLQQELENAKDTLVVLNDNIKRIIGRGPKLARDTRSNEIKRCDDDKAIKHFQDSSGSKKRANNSKSVFKRLSSPTARYNNSELRPRLTSRVIRELPSRQEIVAAQCADSESRARNRRMFGSLLGTLHKFCQEESRLKQKEEKKAQIEKKLEEQEILEKESIKRERETLFVDRKRKQMEIKRLESKMSRIKDYEIWENSMKGLKTFIKTKTTPCIYYRPKVLTNKTEKLLAESLYDIDAIINKKKEDLKLNLIKLEENLQIPEYDTGEDANMSSDKIDDDFDNSSVTANAIASSICVIKDKKCDPDSKENKIRYTEEPMLSSSVVIINN